The window ACCGAGACCATCTACTACCCCGAGGAGGAGCCCTGAGTCCGCAAGCCCTGGACCTCGTCGCAGACGGGTTGCGCAAGTCCTACCGGGGCCGCAGGGTCGTGGACGGCGTCTCGCTGAGCATCTCTCCGGGCGAGATCGTCGGCCTGCTCGGGCCGAACGGGGCCGGCAAGACGACCTGCTTTTACATGATGGTCGGCCTGGTCGAGCCGGACGGGGGCAGGGTGATGCTCGGCGAGCGCGACATCACCGACTGGCCGATGTTCCGCCGCGCCCGAGCCGGGGTCGCCTACCTCGCGCAGGAACCGAGCGCCTTCCGGCGACTCGATGTGCAGGACAACATCTGGATGGTGCTGGAGGCGCTCGGCACCGACGCGAGCGAGGCGCAGCGACGGATCGACAATTTGCTCGAGGACTTCGGGCTGAGCGCCCTGCGCCACCAGCGGGCCGAAACCCTCTCCGGGGGAGAGCGGCGCCGGCTCGAGGTCGCGAGGTCGCTCGCGATCGAACCGACCTTCATCCTGCTCGACGAGCCCTTCGCCGGCATCGACCCGCTCGCGGTGATCGACCTGCAGCGCATCATCGGGCATCTCAAGTCATTGGGAATAGGGATTTTGATCACGGACCACAACGTCCGCGAGACGTTGAAGATCACCGATCGCGCCTATATAATCAAGGACGGCAAGATTTTTGCTACGGGGGATCCAGTTGGGCTGTCCGACAACGAGGACGTGCGGCGGATCTACCTGGGAGAAGAGTTCCGCCTGTGAGCTCGCAGGCACCCGCAGCCGCCACCGCGCGGTGATCGCAGCCTTCATCGACCATGGCCCTTGAACAGAAGCTCCGGCTCAAGCTCGCTCAGCGTCTCGTGATGACGCCGTCGCTGCAGCAGGCGATCAAGCTGCTGCAGCTGTCGCGCCTCGAGCTCGAGGAGACGCTGTCCCAGGAGATCCTGGCGAACCCGATTCTCGACGTCGACGAGCCGGTCGAGGAGGCGGTCGCGGGCGACGAGGCGACCGCAGCGGCGTCGGTCGACGCCCACACCGCGGAGGAGGGCGGGGGCGAGCCGGCCGCATCAGCGGAGGCCGAGGCGGCACCGGTGCAGGGGGAGCCCGCCGGGGACGAGCGGGAGCCCGGGGTCACCGACGAGACGCCGCTGCCATCGGAGCAGGAGAGCTACGCCGACATCGACGTCGAGGCCTTCTTCTCCGACTACCTTGGTGACAGCCGTCTCGAGGGCCCGTCGCTGGTGTCGTTCAGCCGGGACGACGAGCTGCCGCTGGAGAACGTGGTCTCGGCGGCCCCCGGCCTGGCCGACCATCTCCTCTGGCAGCTCCGGCTGGTCGACTGCCCGCAAGAGCTGGTCGAGGCGTGCGAGTTCATCATCGGCAACCTCGACGAGGACGGGTTCCTCGGCGCGACCGATGAGGAGATCCAGCGGGCGACCGGGCTCGGGGACGAGCGGATCGGTGAGGCGCTCGCCATCGTCCGCGCTCTCGATCCGACCGGGGTCGGGGCGCGCAGCCTTCAGGAGTGCCTGATGCTGCAGGTCGACGCGCTGGCCGAGGCGGCGTCCGAGGAGGCCGAGCTCGCGCTGCTCGCCAGGGTGCGGGTGGTGCTCGCCGAGCACTGGGAGGAGCTGCTCCACCAGCGGTGGGAGAAGATTGCGGCAGCGACGAGCTGCCAGGTTGCCGACATCAGGCCGGTGCTCGACGTGATCCAGCGGCTCGAGCCCAAGCCGGGGCGCGGTTACTCCAAGGACCGCAGCCAGTACATCGAGCCCGACGTCTACGTCCGGGAGAAGGACGGCGAGTACACGATCACCCTCAATGACGACGGCCTGCCGAAGCTGCGCATCAACTCGGCCTATGCGCGGATGCTGGACGGGGGCGTGGCCGACGCTCAGGTCAGCGACTACCTGCGCGAGAAGATGCGGAACGCGGTCTGGCTGATGAAGAGCATCGACCAGCGACAGCGCACCATCTACAAGGTCGCCCGCAGCATCGTCTCCTTCCAACGGGAGTTCCTCGAGCACGGCATCGAGCACCTCCGGCCGATGGTGCTGCGCCAGGTCGCCGAGGACATCGGCATGCACGAGTCGACCATCTCGCGAGTGGTGAGCAACAAGTACATGTACACGCCGCGCGGCCTGTTCGCGATGAAGTTCTTCTTCCACTCGGGAGTGGACTCGGCGCAGGGCGAGAACGTGTCGTCGCTGGTCGTCAAGGAGCGAATCCGGAAGTTGATCGACGCCGAGGACCCGGCGCGCCCCCTGTCCGACTCGAGAATCATGAAGCTGCTGCAGCGGGAGGGCATACGGCTCGCGCGTCGAACTGTTGCCAAGTATCGTGAGGAGATGTTTCTGCCATCATCCGACAAGCGAAGGAAGGCGTTCTGAATGGGAGGACCCAGATGAAGATCGAGTACATCGCGCGCAAGGTGGATCTGGGGGACGACGCTCGTCAGCTTGCCGAGAAGAAGCTGGCCAAGATCAAGAAGTACTTCAACGACATCCTGGACATCCGGCTGGAGGTCGAGCAGGAGCGACACCTCTTCGTGGCGGACCTCCTGGTCCGCGGCAAGGACTTCGACGTCAAGTCGACCAGTCAGAACAAGGACCTCACCACCGCCATCCAGGACGCCATCGACAAGCTCGAGATCCAGGCCCGGCGCGCCAAGACTCGCCTCAAGGACCACAAGAGCCGCGTCGGCCGCGGTGAGCCGTCGCTCGCGCCGGCGGAGGAGAGCGGCGAGGCGGAGCCCGCGCCCGCCGGTGAGGCCAGAATCGTCGAGCGCCGCACGATCACCGTTAAACCGATGAGCGTCGAGGAGGCGGTGATGCAGATGGAACGGCTGCACACCGACTTCCTGGTGTTCCGGAACTCGTCCAGCGACTCGATCAACGTCCTCTACCGGCGGGCCGGCCAGGACCTCGGCCTGATCACGCCCGAGTCCTGATGAGCCTCCGCGAGCTCGCGGACCGCGATCGCGTGCTGCTCGACGTCGGGGCCCGGGACGCGGTGGGCGCGCTGGGGGCCGCCGCCGACGCCGCCGCCCGCAGGCTCGGGATCGAGGCCCGGGGCGCCGTCTCGGCGCTCATGGAGCGCGAGCGCCTCGGCTCGACCGCGGTCGGGAACGGGTTCGCGATCCCGCACTGCAAGATCGACGGGCTGCCGGGCGTCGACCTGTCGCTGGTGCGCCTCGCCGACCAGGTCGACTTCGCAGCACCGGACGACAGCCCGGTGCGTTTCCTGTTCGTCGTCTTGTCGCCCGCCGGCCAGCCGGCGGCCCACCTCAAGGTGCTGTCCCAGATCGCTCGCATCCTGAAACGGCCGCAGCTGCGCCAGGAGCTGCTGGCGGCGGTGGACGCCGACCACGTGATTGCCGCGCTGCTCAGGGCGGCGGACGCGGAGGGACTGTCGTGAACCCGGGGGGACGCTCGATCTCGGTGCGGACGCTGCTCGACAGCGAGCGGCTGAAGGCGGTGCGTCTCGAGGTGGCGGCCGGCGGGGCCGGCATCGGGCGGCGGTCGATCACCAACCCCAGGATCCAGAAGCCGGGGCTCGCGCTGGCCGGCCATCTGCCGTACGTCAAGCCGGGCCGGGTCCAGATCCTCGGCGAGTCGGAGTTCGCCTACCTGGCGACGATGGAGCCCGCTGTGGCGACCTCGCGCCTGATGGACCTGATCGATCTCGAGGTGCCGTGCATCGCGTCGGCAAAGGGCCTGCGCCCCGACGACGCGGTGCTGCGGCGCTGCGACGAGCGGGAGGTGCCGTTCCTGGTGTCACCGGCCAGGACCGCGGAGCTCATCGAGGGCCTGTCCGCCTACCTCGAGGACGAGCTGGCGCCGCGCATCCAGCTCCACGGCGTGCTGGTCGACGTCTTCTCGCTGGGCACGCTGATCCTCGGCGATGCGGGGATCGGCAAGAGCGAGTGTGCGCTGGAGCTCGTGTATCGCGGCCATCGCCTGGTCGCCGACGACCTGGTGGTGATTCGGCGGACCCACGCGCAGGGCCTGCTGGGGTCGCCGCACGAGCTGCTGGAGAACTACCTGGAGCTGCGCGGGGTCGGGATCATCGACCTGCGCAACCACTTCGGGATGACCGCCACCTCACCGTCGATCCCGGTCTCGCTGGTGATCCGACTGGTCAAGCTCGGCCCGGACTCCAAGAAGCTCGAGCAGAAGTGGCGCGAGCAGATGATGGAGAGCCCGCACTCCTGGGCGACCACCGAGAGCATCCTCGGCATCGAGGTCCCGCTCTACACGATGGTGGTGGCCCCGGGGCGCGACCTCGCGATCATGGTCGAGACCGCGGTCCGCAAGTGCATGCTCGCCCAGCGGGGGATCCAGGACGAGCGCGAGTTCCTCGACGCGATCAACCAGATCGCCGCCCGGCGGATCGGCGGCCCGGACGAGGGCGACGATGGCTGAGCAGACGTACCGCGGCCCGTTCGTCATCACCGGCCTGTCAGGCTCCGGGAAGACGGTCCTCAGCCGCAGCCTCGAGGACCTCGGCTACGTCTGCGTCGACAACATCCCGCTCGAGATGGTGCCCGAGCTGTTCTCGACTTCGAAGGCCGAGCTCGAGAAGCTGGTCGTGGTCGTCGACGTGCGCACCAGAGGGCTGACCGAGAAGTTCGCCGAGATCTTCAGCGAGCTGTCGAGGATGTGCAGCGCGCTGCGGATCGTGTTCGTCGAGGCGACCCCGATCGTGCTGATGCGGAGGTTCTCGATCGCTCGCCGGCCCCATCCGCTGCGCGACCGCAGCCTCGAGCAGGCGATCGCGGACGAGCGCGCTTCCCTGATGCCGGTGCGCGAGCTCGCCGACCTGATCATCGACACCACCCACCTCACGCCCCACGACCTCAAGCGGCAGATCCTCTCGCTCGCCGGGTCCACCGAGAGCGCCCAGAGGATGCTGGTCGCCGTCGAGAGCTTCTCCTACCTCCAGGGCGTCCCGGTCACCGCCAGCGTCGTGCTCGACGTCCGCTTCCTGCCCAACCCCTACTTCCAGGACAGCCTGCGCTCGCTGCCCGGGGACGATGGGGCGGTCGTGGAGTGGTTCGCCCGGTTCCCGGAGGTCGAGGAGGCGATCTCCCGGCTGCTGGACCTGCTACTCTACCTGCTGCCTCGCTACGCCCACGAGCTGAAGGCCGAGGTCACGATCGCGGTCGGGTGCACCGGCGGCCGGCACCGGTCGGTGTTCGTGGCGGAGCGGATCGGCGCGGCGATCCGCGAGGCGGGCTACGAGGTGGCCATCCACCACCGCGACAGGGACCGCTGGAGGTAGACATGATCCCGGTGCTGGTGCTGACCCACGGTGATCTCGCGGTGGCCATCCTCAACGCCGCACAGACCATCGACCCGCACCTCGCCGATCGGACCGAGGCGATGGCCCTGCCGTGGGACGTGGACTCGGACTCGGCGAGCGGAACGCTGAAGCAGCGGCTCCGCGACCTCGACACCGGTGAGGGCGTGCTGATCCTGACCGACATGTTCGGCGGCACCGCCACCAACGTGGCGCTGCCCTTTCTGGATCCGAACCGGGTCGAGATCGTGACCGGAGTGAATCTCCCGATGCTCGTGAAGCTGGGCTCCCTGCGCGGCCAGGACCTGCCGCTCGGCGAGATCGCGCAGCGCCTGACCGCCGCCGCCCAGAAGAGCATCCGCGTGGCCAGCGAGTTTCTCCGATCGAAGACGATGCGCGCGAGCTAAGGCTCACCCGCTACAATAGATAGACGTGGGCGGTCGCCCGACAAGCGCGATCGACACGACAGCCTCGCAGGAGTCGGTGGGAATGACGCAGCAGCAGGTGGAGATCACCAATCGACTCGGGCTCCACGCCCGGGCAGCGGCCAAGCTCGTGCACACAGCGAACGCCTTCCAGGCCCAGGTCTTCGTCGGCACCGGCGAGGAGGAGGTCAACGCCAAGTCGATCCTCGGCCTGCTCACCCTCGCGGCGACCAAGGGCACGCCGCTGACGGTGCGCGCCGAGGGGGACGACGAGGAGGCGGCGGTTCGGGCCGTGGTCGCGCTCTTCGAGGACCGCTTCGGGGAAGGCGAATGAGCCACACCTCCCTGTCCGGGATGGGGGTCAGCCCCGGGATCGCCATCGGCAAGCCGGTGATCCACGAGAGCCTGCCGATCTCCACGGTCCGGATCGGCCTGCCGACGACCGAGCTCGAGGCCGAGGTGGCGCGCTTTCGCAAGGCCGTGGCGACCGCCGTCGAGGGGATGCGGGAGAACCAGCAGCGGGCCTCCCGGCAGATGGGCGCCGAGTATGCGGGGATCTTCGAGGCCCACCAGCTGATCGCCTCGGACCCCTCGTTCCTCGATCCGGTCGAGGCCATCATCCGCTCGGAGCAGGTCAACGCGGAGTGGGCGCTCGATCAGGTGGCCGCCAACTTCGTCAAGCGCTTCGAGGCCCTGCCCGACGCCCACCTCGCCGAGCGCAAGCTCGACGTGCTCGACGTCGCCACCCAGATCCTGAAGGCCCTCCATGGCTTCGACGTCGGCGAGCTGGCGGCCCTCGAGCAGCCGGTGATCCTGGTCGCCAGCGACCTCGCACCGTCGACCACGGTCCAGCTCCCGCTCGACAAGGTGCTCGGCTTCGTGCTCGAGATGGGGGGCCCGACGGCCCACACCACGATCATCGCGCGGTCCCTGGGCATCCCGGTGGTGGTCGGCGCCCACGGCGTCTGCCAGCTCGCCCAGCACGCGCAGCAGGTGGCGCTCGATGCGTTCGAGGGCCGCATCGTGTTCGACCCGAACCCGGCCGAGATCAGCGAGTTCGAGTCGCGGCAGCGGGAGCACCGGCAGCACCAGGCCCAGCTCCTGCAGATGCGCGCGATGCCGACCGTGACCAGGGACGGCCACCCCCTCGAGCTGCTGGCGAACATCGACCTGCCCGACGAGGTCGCCACCGCCGTCGACTGCAACGTGGTCGGCGTCGGCCTCTACCGGTCCGAGTTCCTGTACATGAAGCTGAGCCCGAACCTGCCGTCCGAGGACGACCACGTGGCGGTCTACCGCGACCTGGTCGAGCGCATGGACGGGCGCCCGGTCACGATCCGCACCTTCGACCTCGGCGGCAGGAAGCTGGCGC of the Thermoanaerobaculales bacterium genome contains:
- a CDS encoding PTS sugar transporter subunit IIA codes for the protein MIPVLVLTHGDLAVAILNAAQTIDPHLADRTEAMALPWDVDSDSASGTLKQRLRDLDTGEGVLILTDMFGGTATNVALPFLDPNRVEIVTGVNLPMLVKLGSLRGQDLPLGEIAQRLTAAAQKSIRVASEFLRSKTMRAS
- the lptB gene encoding LPS export ABC transporter ATP-binding protein produces the protein MDLVADGLRKSYRGRRVVDGVSLSISPGEIVGLLGPNGAGKTTCFYMMVGLVEPDGGRVMLGERDITDWPMFRRARAGVAYLAQEPSAFRRLDVQDNIWMVLEALGTDASEAQRRIDNLLEDFGLSALRHQRAETLSGGERRRLEVARSLAIEPTFILLDEPFAGIDPLAVIDLQRIIGHLKSLGIGILITDHNVRETLKITDRAYIIKDGKIFATGDPVGLSDNEDVRRIYLGEEFRL
- a CDS encoding HPr family phosphocarrier protein; amino-acid sequence: MTQQQVEITNRLGLHARAAAKLVHTANAFQAQVFVGTGEEEVNAKSILGLLTLAATKGTPLTVRAEGDDEEAAVRAVVALFEDRFGEGE
- a CDS encoding PTS sugar transporter subunit IIA, whose protein sequence is MSLRELADRDRVLLDVGARDAVGALGAAADAAARRLGIEARGAVSALMERERLGSTAVGNGFAIPHCKIDGLPGVDLSLVRLADQVDFAAPDDSPVRFLFVVLSPAGQPAAHLKVLSQIARILKRPQLRQELLAAVDADHVIAALLRAADAEGLS
- the raiA gene encoding ribosome-associated translation inhibitor RaiA — translated: MKIEYIARKVDLGDDARQLAEKKLAKIKKYFNDILDIRLEVEQERHLFVADLLVRGKDFDVKSTSQNKDLTTAIQDAIDKLEIQARRAKTRLKDHKSRVGRGEPSLAPAEESGEAEPAPAGEARIVERRTITVKPMSVEEAVMQMERLHTDFLVFRNSSSDSINVLYRRAGQDLGLITPES
- the rapZ gene encoding RNase adapter RapZ yields the protein MAEQTYRGPFVITGLSGSGKTVLSRSLEDLGYVCVDNIPLEMVPELFSTSKAELEKLVVVVDVRTRGLTEKFAEIFSELSRMCSALRIVFVEATPIVLMRRFSIARRPHPLRDRSLEQAIADERASLMPVRELADLIIDTTHLTPHDLKRQILSLAGSTESAQRMLVAVESFSYLQGVPVTASVVLDVRFLPNPYFQDSLRSLPGDDGAVVEWFARFPEVEEAISRLLDLLLYLLPRYAHELKAEVTIAVGCTGGRHRSVFVAERIGAAIREAGYEVAIHHRDRDRWR
- the ptsP gene encoding phosphoenolpyruvate--protein phosphotransferase, giving the protein MSHTSLSGMGVSPGIAIGKPVIHESLPISTVRIGLPTTELEAEVARFRKAVATAVEGMRENQQRASRQMGAEYAGIFEAHQLIASDPSFLDPVEAIIRSEQVNAEWALDQVAANFVKRFEALPDAHLAERKLDVLDVATQILKALHGFDVGELAALEQPVILVASDLAPSTTVQLPLDKVLGFVLEMGGPTAHTTIIARSLGIPVVVGAHGVCQLAQHAQQVALDAFEGRIVFDPNPAEISEFESRQREHRQHQAQLLQMRAMPTVTRDGHPLELLANIDLPDEVATAVDCNVVGVGLYRSEFLYMKLSPNLPSEDDHVAVYRDLVERMDGRPVTIRTFDLGGRKLAREVIGAAETNPVLGLRGIRLCFSQPEFFRTQLRALLRTAGGYPVGRVRIMFPLISGIEEFRVARLLVQRMRSELREEGIDVPDGIPLGAMVEVPSSAVMAHDLAREADFLSIGTNDLIQYSLAVDRSNERVAHLYRPTSPAVLRMIAGVREAGDAEGVPVTVCGEMGADPLMVPLLVGLGLRRLSMNPQAVPVVRALIRQLSYRESVHMARQALSMVTAREVEEHLLERLAIVLAKTKIRV
- the hprK gene encoding HPr(Ser) kinase/phosphatase: MNPGGRSISVRTLLDSERLKAVRLEVAAGGAGIGRRSITNPRIQKPGLALAGHLPYVKPGRVQILGESEFAYLATMEPAVATSRLMDLIDLEVPCIASAKGLRPDDAVLRRCDEREVPFLVSPARTAELIEGLSAYLEDELAPRIQLHGVLVDVFSLGTLILGDAGIGKSECALELVYRGHRLVADDLVVIRRTHAQGLLGSPHELLENYLELRGVGIIDLRNHFGMTATSPSIPVSLVIRLVKLGPDSKKLEQKWREQMMESPHSWATTESILGIEVPLYTMVVAPGRDLAIMVETAVRKCMLAQRGIQDEREFLDAINQIAARRIGGPDEGDDG
- the rpoN gene encoding RNA polymerase factor sigma-54, whose amino-acid sequence is MALEQKLRLKLAQRLVMTPSLQQAIKLLQLSRLELEETLSQEILANPILDVDEPVEEAVAGDEATAAASVDAHTAEEGGGEPAASAEAEAAPVQGEPAGDEREPGVTDETPLPSEQESYADIDVEAFFSDYLGDSRLEGPSLVSFSRDDELPLENVVSAAPGLADHLLWQLRLVDCPQELVEACEFIIGNLDEDGFLGATDEEIQRATGLGDERIGEALAIVRALDPTGVGARSLQECLMLQVDALAEAASEEAELALLARVRVVLAEHWEELLHQRWEKIAAATSCQVADIRPVLDVIQRLEPKPGRGYSKDRSQYIEPDVYVREKDGEYTITLNDDGLPKLRINSAYARMLDGGVADAQVSDYLREKMRNAVWLMKSIDQRQRTIYKVARSIVSFQREFLEHGIEHLRPMVLRQVAEDIGMHESTISRVVSNKYMYTPRGLFAMKFFFHSGVDSAQGENVSSLVVKERIRKLIDAEDPARPLSDSRIMKLLQREGIRLARRTVAKYREEMFLPSSDKRRKAF